One window of Chloroflexus aggregans DSM 9485 genomic DNA carries:
- a CDS encoding MFS transporter: protein MTTASEEVLTRYARRNFWLNVLDGSAFTFGISLVSRFTVLPLIVERLTDARWVQGLIPAIFFAGWLLPGLLTAPLIAAQPRRKPWVLLATIGERLPFLIMGILLLTLPDLPASTLLIIVLNLYAIFATSAGLTSIAWQDLIARVIPAQRWGVFFGLQAGLGGLLGIGGGAIAAAILAQQPFPQSAGILALICFGAMVVSYIFLALTVEPAQTPVPARPFHVFLRGLGPLLRSNVAFRRYLFCRAAIALGLTGHSFLTAAVLERFQLPAAEIGLFTGVMLAAQAVGNIGLGALADRWGHKQVLALAATMGMAALILALLAPTSSWFYFIFALVGAAQAGYQLSGFTLVFAFSPPEERTTYIGVANLALAPVAALGPIVVGVLATFTGYGVIFALLAVIGLIGVGILHRQVAAPVRAGQASMA from the coding sequence ATGACGACAGCCTCAGAAGAGGTGCTTACCCGTTATGCCCGCCGCAATTTCTGGTTGAACGTTCTCGATGGCAGCGCATTTACCTTTGGAATCAGTCTTGTTTCGCGATTTACCGTCTTACCGCTGATCGTTGAGCGCTTAACCGATGCACGTTGGGTACAGGGATTGATCCCGGCGATTTTTTTTGCCGGATGGTTATTACCGGGATTATTGACAGCACCGCTGATAGCAGCTCAGCCACGGCGTAAACCATGGGTTCTACTGGCAACCATAGGTGAACGGTTGCCATTTTTGATAATGGGTATTTTGCTGCTGACACTACCTGATTTACCGGCGAGTACATTGCTGATTATTGTGCTGAATCTGTATGCAATCTTTGCTACTAGCGCTGGATTGACTTCGATTGCCTGGCAGGATCTGATTGCACGAGTGATTCCAGCGCAACGTTGGGGTGTCTTTTTCGGGTTACAAGCCGGTTTAGGCGGTTTACTCGGCATCGGTGGTGGTGCGATAGCGGCAGCGATTCTGGCGCAGCAACCTTTTCCACAAAGCGCCGGTATACTTGCTCTGATCTGTTTTGGGGCAATGGTAGTGTCATACATCTTTCTTGCGCTTACCGTCGAACCGGCGCAGACACCGGTACCGGCTCGCCCATTTCATGTCTTTTTGCGCGGTTTGGGGCCACTCTTGCGAAGCAACGTTGCGTTTCGCCGCTATCTTTTTTGCCGTGCGGCGATTGCGCTTGGTTTGACCGGACACAGTTTTCTGACGGCGGCTGTGCTCGAACGGTTTCAGTTACCGGCTGCCGAGATTGGGCTGTTTACCGGTGTAATGTTGGCAGCGCAGGCAGTAGGCAACATTGGGTTGGGTGCGTTAGCCGACCGATGGGGGCATAAGCAGGTGTTGGCGCTAGCGGCAACGATGGGCATGGCTGCGCTTATCTTGGCCCTGTTGGCTCCGACCAGTAGCTGGTTCTATTTCATTTTTGCGTTAGTCGGCGCAGCACAGGCTGGGTATCAGCTCTCCGGCTTTACGCTCGTCTTTGCTTTTAGTCCGCCAGAAGAACGCACGACCTACATCGGTGTGGCGAATCTTGCGTTGGCACCGGTGGCAGCACTTGGCCCAATCGTGGTTGGTGTGTTGGCAACATTTACCGGCTATGGCGTGATATTTGCGCTGTTGGCGGTTATCGGTCTGATCGGGGTGGGAATACTCCACCGGCAGGTAGCTGCACCGGTGCGAGCCGGTCAAGCTTCGATGGCGTAG
- a CDS encoding DUF7226 domain-containing protein — protein sequence MLTTVDIPQADVLWDVARVAEAIARGRVTASEIGEYIGAKGQRQGLYYMQAARIIGLIEIGEQTETAQLTKFGLAFIRYNRADQRAALRRQLLRYEPTRSVIVALRDHPEGLSRADVARILQQLAPLAESTALRRAATVTSWLTEIGLADWREDRLYYCGPALPVQLSPARNTLSFATGL from the coding sequence ATGCTGACCACAGTGGACATTCCCCAGGCCGATGTACTTTGGGACGTAGCGCGTGTTGCAGAAGCGATTGCACGCGGACGAGTCACGGCAAGCGAAATCGGTGAATACATTGGAGCCAAAGGTCAGCGACAAGGCCTCTACTACATGCAAGCAGCGCGGATCATTGGCCTGATCGAAATCGGCGAGCAGACGGAAACGGCACAACTAACTAAATTTGGGCTAGCCTTCATCCGCTACAACCGTGCTGATCAACGGGCTGCACTGCGCCGTCAACTGCTCCGTTACGAACCCACTCGTTCGGTGATTGTCGCCCTCCGTGATCATCCCGAAGGCCTCTCCCGGGCAGATGTCGCACGAATCCTCCAACAACTCGCCCCACTCGCCGAATCAACTGCCCTGCGGCGAGCCGCCACTGTTACTTCATGGCTCACCGAAATCGGGCTAGCCGACTGGCGCGAGGATCGACTGTACTACTGTGGTCCAGCATTACCTGTACAACTTTCACCGGCACGCAATACCCTCTCCTTCGCCACCGGGCTATAA
- a CDS encoding acyl-CoA-binding protein, whose protein sequence is MSDLRAAFERAAQEVQTLPRRPDNETLLQLYALYKQATVGDIQGTRPGVLDMTGRLKYDAWAKLKGVTAEEAMKRYIELVERLKQTIK, encoded by the coding sequence ATGAGTGATCTACGCGCAGCTTTTGAACGAGCCGCTCAAGAGGTGCAGACACTGCCCCGCCGACCCGATAATGAGACGTTGTTGCAACTATACGCCTTGTACAAACAGGCGACCGTCGGCGATATCCAGGGTACGCGCCCGGGAGTGCTCGATATGACCGGTCGGCTGAAGTATGATGCTTGGGCGAAACTGAAAGGCGTGACGGCTGAAGAGGCAATGAAGCGTTATATTGAACTAGTCGAGCGGCTCAAGCAGACGATCAAGTAG
- a CDS encoding RNA recognition motif domain-containing protein, whose protein sequence is MLVKLFVGNLPWSVGDAELGAIFEPHGEVQSARVINDRDTGRSRGFGFVEIETNNVAGVIRATDGLEIGGRNLRVNEAEDKPRSSSRGDFRRRY, encoded by the coding sequence ATGTTAGTGAAACTGTTCGTCGGAAACTTGCCGTGGAGTGTTGGCGATGCTGAGCTGGGTGCGATCTTCGAGCCGCACGGCGAAGTACAGAGTGCGCGCGTCATCAATGACCGTGATACCGGTCGGTCGCGTGGCTTCGGATTTGTTGAGATCGAAACCAATAATGTCGCCGGCGTGATCCGCGCAACCGACGGCCTTGAGATTGGCGGGCGCAATCTGCGCGTGAACGAGGCAGAAGATAAGCCGCGTAGTTCATCGCGTGGTGATTTTCGCCGTCGCTATTGA
- a CDS encoding ABC transporter permease, translated as MLVRSSLRWILRHPWQMLLCVLGVALGVAVVVAIDLANASARRAFQLAGDTVAGQATHQIVGGPTGLAETVYTALHRQLPALAAAPIVEGYVTAPALGPGVYQLFGVDPFAEAPFRPYLAADGTVDLAALLIEPGAALLSRANAERAGLQLGDTLSIQIGARSATVRVVGVLDPADDLSRRALDGLIVVDIASAQELLATTGRLSRVDLIIPPVFDLKSLTSLLPAGVTVQPVAARAGTLQQMTAAFELNLTALSLLALIVGMFLIYNTMTFSVVQRRTLLGTLRCVGVSRGQLAVLVLAEAFVISLLGVASGLTLGVVLGRGLVGLVTQTINDLYFVVTVRDLSLEPFVLVKGAVLGIVATLAAALAPALEAMYTPPRTVLRRSSIEERVRRATPRLAVAGVGLLAGGGVLLALPATAGTTGLYLAFAGLFALVIGSALLTPVALVGLMFVIRPLLGRVLGLLGRMAARDVVASLSRTAVAVAALMVAVSVTIGVGIMIGSFRQTVINWLEQSLIADIYLSPPSNVANRIDTTLDPTLPAVLATLPAVEAITTFRSVQIDLPTGPTTLVAIDGATERGRRALRFQQGGDDAAWEAWERGAVFISEPLAFRSGLGVGDTLTLRTDRGLRELPIAGVYYDYTSDRGVIRINAATYRALWDDPALSSLAIYVRDGYGVDTVIEQVRLVSAGYGTVLVNSSRALREGTLVVFDRTFAITSVLQLLATIVAFIGILSALMALQLERTRELGVLRAVGLTPGQLWGSVLSQTGLMGLAAGVLAAPLGLVLALVLTYVINKRSFGWTLELVVDPLLFAQAFAVAISAALLAGIWPALRMSRISPAIALRDE; from the coding sequence ATGCTTGTTCGCAGTTCGCTGCGTTGGATTCTTCGCCACCCGTGGCAGATGCTGCTCTGCGTATTAGGTGTTGCGTTAGGGGTGGCTGTAGTTGTTGCCATCGATTTGGCAAATGCCAGTGCTCGACGCGCGTTTCAACTTGCCGGTGATACGGTGGCCGGTCAGGCTACCCACCAGATTGTCGGTGGCCCAACAGGATTGGCCGAAACCGTCTACACCGCATTGCACCGGCAATTGCCCGCTTTAGCTGCCGCTCCAATCGTCGAAGGTTACGTCACCGCACCGGCACTGGGTCCCGGTGTTTATCAACTGTTCGGTGTTGACCCATTTGCTGAAGCGCCGTTTCGTCCCTACCTTGCTGCCGATGGTACTGTTGATCTGGCAGCATTGTTGATCGAGCCGGGAGCCGCCTTGCTGTCGCGCGCCAACGCCGAACGGGCCGGTTTACAACTGGGCGATACTCTGTCGATCCAGATCGGTGCCCGTTCGGCAACGGTTCGGGTCGTTGGGGTGCTTGATCCGGCTGATGACCTGAGCCGACGCGCATTGGACGGTTTGATCGTGGTTGATATTGCCAGTGCGCAAGAATTATTGGCAACTACCGGTCGTTTGAGCCGAGTTGATCTGATTATCCCGCCAGTGTTTGATCTGAAATCACTGACATCGCTCTTGCCCGCGGGGGTGACGGTACAGCCGGTCGCAGCACGGGCAGGTACGTTGCAACAAATGACGGCTGCATTCGAGCTAAATCTGACGGCGCTTAGTCTGTTGGCGCTGATCGTCGGTATGTTTCTCATCTACAATACGATGACGTTCAGTGTGGTGCAGCGTCGCACATTGCTCGGTACCCTGCGCTGTGTTGGCGTGAGCCGCGGGCAATTGGCTGTTCTGGTGCTGGCCGAGGCATTCGTCATTAGCTTGCTGGGAGTGGCAAGTGGCTTGACGCTCGGTGTTGTGCTGGGTCGCGGTTTGGTTGGTCTGGTGACGCAGACAATCAACGATCTGTACTTTGTTGTGACGGTTCGCGATCTGAGTCTTGAGCCGTTCGTGCTGGTGAAGGGTGCTGTTCTTGGGATTGTGGCGACGCTTGCGGCGGCGCTGGCTCCGGCCCTTGAAGCGATGTATACGCCACCACGTACCGTATTGCGACGTTCGAGTATCGAAGAGCGGGTGCGACGTGCAACACCACGATTGGCCGTAGCCGGTGTCGGCTTGTTGGCTGGCGGAGGTGTCTTGTTGGCATTGCCGGCAACTGCCGGAACAACCGGTCTGTATCTGGCTTTTGCCGGTTTGTTCGCTCTTGTCATCGGGTCAGCATTGCTAACGCCCGTCGCACTGGTTGGTCTGATGTTTGTCATCCGACCGCTACTGGGCCGTGTCCTGGGCTTGCTTGGGCGGATGGCTGCCCGTGATGTGGTGGCCAGTCTTTCACGGACTGCGGTGGCGGTCGCCGCACTGATGGTTGCCGTTTCGGTGACTATCGGTGTTGGAATTATGATCGGTAGTTTTCGCCAAACGGTGATCAATTGGCTTGAACAGAGTCTGATAGCCGATATTTATCTCTCGCCGCCGAGTAATGTGGCAAATCGGATCGATACGACGCTCGATCCGACATTACCGGCTGTGTTAGCAACATTGCCGGCAGTCGAGGCAATTACGACGTTCCGAAGTGTCCAGATCGACCTGCCAACCGGACCTACCACGCTGGTTGCCATTGATGGTGCAACCGAGCGTGGTCGGCGTGCGCTGCGCTTTCAGCAAGGGGGCGATGATGCCGCATGGGAAGCATGGGAACGCGGTGCAGTGTTTATCTCCGAACCGCTCGCTTTCCGTAGTGGGTTGGGGGTCGGTGATACGCTCACGCTGCGGACCGATCGCGGTCTCCGTGAACTGCCAATTGCCGGTGTCTACTACGACTACACCTCCGATCGGGGCGTGATACGGATCAATGCTGCGACGTATCGGGCGTTGTGGGACGATCCGGCTCTTTCGTCGCTGGCCATCTATGTGCGTGACGGTTACGGTGTCGATACCGTCATCGAGCAGGTCCGTTTGGTGAGTGCTGGGTACGGGACGGTGTTGGTCAATTCGAGCCGAGCATTGCGTGAGGGGACGTTAGTCGTCTTTGATCGCACCTTTGCGATTACATCGGTCTTGCAATTACTGGCGACCATTGTTGCATTCATCGGTATCTTGAGTGCGCTGATGGCGTTACAACTTGAGCGCACGCGCGAGCTTGGTGTCTTGCGAGCCGTTGGTCTCACACCTGGCCAACTTTGGGGATCGGTGCTGAGCCAAACCGGGTTGATGGGATTGGCCGCCGGAGTGTTGGCTGCGCCACTCGGTTTGGTGTTAGCGCTCGTGCTGACCTACGTGATCAACAAGCGTTCATTTGGTTGGACGCTTGAATTAGTGGTTGATCCGTTACTCTTCGCTCAAGCGTTCGCCGTTGCAATTAGTGCCGCATTATTGGCCGGAATTTGGCCGGCACTGCGTATGAGTCGGATCAGCCCGGCAATTGCACTGCGCGATGAATAA
- a CDS encoding AAA family ATPase, translating to MQTAQLASALLAEARKTLVGQDETLILLLTALLSNGHVLLEGPPGTAKTLMAKTLAQMIQAEFRRVQFTPDLMPADVIGTQVYDLSSGQFRLRQGPIFTQVLLGDEINRAPAKTQSALLEAMEERQVTIEGQRLPLPEPFFVIATQNPIEYEGTYPLPEAQLDRFLFKIVIDYAPREVEIEVLRRYHFGFDAHQLAAAGLQTIVTTESLRACRAEIAQVQVEQGILDYIVAIVQATRTSPELLVGASLRAGIALLLAAKALAAINDRAYVTPDEVKTLARPVLRHRIILRPEAEIEGLNADMAIGRILNRIEVPR from the coding sequence ATGCAGACAGCACAGCTAGCCTCGGCGTTGCTCGCTGAAGCGCGTAAGACGTTGGTTGGGCAAGACGAGACATTGATATTGCTCTTGACGGCGCTGTTGAGCAACGGTCATGTGCTGTTGGAAGGCCCTCCTGGTACCGCCAAAACATTAATGGCGAAGACATTAGCCCAGATGATCCAGGCCGAGTTTCGTCGTGTCCAATTTACACCTGATTTGATGCCGGCAGATGTGATCGGGACACAAGTGTACGATCTGAGTAGTGGTCAATTCCGGTTACGACAGGGGCCGATCTTTACCCAAGTCTTGCTCGGTGATGAGATTAACCGTGCTCCGGCAAAAACTCAAAGCGCGTTGCTTGAGGCGATGGAAGAGCGGCAAGTGACGATTGAAGGGCAGCGGTTACCGTTGCCGGAGCCGTTTTTCGTGATTGCGACCCAGAACCCTATCGAATACGAAGGTACCTATCCGTTGCCGGAGGCGCAACTCGACCGATTTTTGTTCAAGATCGTCATCGACTATGCACCGCGTGAGGTTGAGATAGAAGTGTTGCGGCGTTACCATTTTGGGTTCGATGCGCATCAGTTAGCTGCCGCCGGTCTACAAACCATTGTCACCACCGAGAGCTTGCGCGCCTGTCGAGCCGAGATCGCCCAGGTTCAGGTTGAACAAGGTATTCTCGACTACATTGTCGCGATTGTGCAGGCAACTCGCACGAGTCCTGAATTGCTCGTGGGTGCATCGTTGCGGGCCGGGATCGCGTTGTTGTTGGCGGCGAAGGCATTGGCGGCGATCAATGACCGCGCCTACGTGACACCTGATGAGGTCAAAACCTTAGCCCGTCCGGTATTGCGCCACCGCATTATCTTGCGGCCAGAAGCTGAAATTGAGGGCTTGAATGCCGATATGGCGATAGGGCGTATTCTCAATCGGATCGAAGTACCACGCTAA
- a CDS encoding NAD(P)-binding domain-containing protein: MTFTDLPLTSTHDVAIVGAGPIGLELAVCLKQAGVDYIHFDAHQVGYTMTWWPRNTSFFSTTERLAIAGVPIPNNHQQRITGEEYLAYLRSVVELFDLHVQSYEPVSSLQRDDEGFTLITKPLTGPRRYRARRVVLAIGDMHFPHRLNIPGEDLPHVSHYFRDPHDYFRRRLLIVGGKNSAVEAALRCWRAGVQVTVSYRRARLDEKRVKHWLLPDFVAQVEAGTIRFLPNTTPVAIDPGGVTLACTDDDGQPTTEQFYYPTDFVLLATGFRGDQRLLEQAGVVLHGPNRVPEYNPATMETNVPGLYLAGTVAAGIQLRYTLFIENCHEHAGKITQAITGRWPARLGDIPMRTYQLGFEQIAAN, encoded by the coding sequence ATGACATTTACTGACCTTCCGCTAACATCGACCCACGACGTGGCGATCGTTGGCGCTGGTCCGATCGGTCTGGAATTGGCAGTCTGCTTGAAGCAAGCTGGGGTTGACTACATTCACTTTGATGCGCACCAGGTCGGTTATACGATGACGTGGTGGCCGCGCAATACGAGTTTTTTCAGTACAACCGAGCGACTAGCGATTGCCGGTGTACCTATTCCCAATAATCATCAGCAACGGATTACCGGTGAAGAGTACTTGGCGTATTTGCGATCGGTTGTGGAGTTGTTCGATCTCCACGTGCAGAGTTATGAGCCGGTTAGCTCATTGCAACGCGATGACGAAGGCTTTACGCTCATAACGAAACCACTGACCGGGCCACGGCGTTATCGTGCGCGTCGTGTGGTGTTGGCGATCGGTGATATGCACTTCCCCCACCGTCTCAATATTCCCGGTGAGGATTTGCCCCATGTGAGCCATTATTTCCGTGATCCGCACGATTATTTTCGCCGCCGGTTGTTGATCGTTGGCGGTAAGAACTCGGCGGTCGAAGCAGCGTTACGCTGCTGGCGGGCCGGCGTACAGGTAACGGTATCCTACCGGCGCGCTCGGCTTGATGAGAAGCGGGTGAAGCATTGGTTGTTACCCGATTTTGTTGCGCAGGTTGAAGCCGGGACGATCCGGTTTTTGCCGAATACGACGCCGGTTGCGATCGATCCCGGTGGGGTGACATTGGCCTGTACCGATGACGATGGTCAGCCCACAACCGAGCAGTTCTACTATCCGACCGATTTTGTCTTGCTTGCTACCGGTTTTCGTGGTGATCAGCGATTGCTTGAACAGGCTGGAGTTGTCTTGCACGGACCGAACCGCGTGCCGGAATACAATCCGGCCACAATGGAGACGAACGTTCCCGGTCTGTATTTAGCCGGTACGGTAGCGGCCGGTATTCAACTGCGTTATACCCTCTTCATTGAGAACTGCCACGAACACGCCGGCAAGATTACGCAAGCAATAACGGGACGTTGGCCGGCCCGGTTGGGCGATATCCCAATGCGTACCTACCAACTCGGTTTCGAGCAAATTGCCGCGAATTGA